The nucleotide window taaattgtagtcagtttgtagttaattgtagtttttCATAAATTTGTGTAAATATTGTATTTCTTTTGTAGCTACTGGTTTATATGTGTTGCTGAAAGTTGTAAATGGCATTTCAAGGCAACTTCAATTAATGATTCGGCAATGTTCAAGATAAGAAGTTTCAGCCGTCAACACACATGCTGCCTAATGGACGAAACATTCATACAACGCAAACGTACTGCAGCAGTACTTGGTAGCATGGTCGTTCCAAAGTATTGTGATCCTAAGACTGTTTACACACCAAAGGACATACAAACTGACATGTTATCCGAACATGGACTGAACCTAAGCTACATGCAAGcatggagagcaaaggaaaaagCTTTACAGTTTTTGAGAGGGAATCCGTGTGACTCTTACAATaaattacccaaatatttttatattgttgagaagaattatccttgtTCTGTTGTTAAATTGAAGAAGGCAGCAGATGATTGCTTCTTATACGCATTTGTTACTCTTTGTACATCAATAAATGGTTGGCAACATTGTAGGCCAGTAATAGTGGTTGATGGGACATTCTTAAAGTCAGCCTACAGGGGGATTATGCTGACAGCAAGCACCATGGATGCAGCAGGTAAATAATGGAATAATTTTGTACTTATTTTGTAGACAGTCTTTAAAATGCAGTTAAATTGTAGTTatgttgtagttattttgtagttaTATAAAAGAATGTAGTTAACATGTCTATATTTCTCAATATATATTGTAGTTGTTATTTAATCATATTTTATGTCTTAAAAATGTAGGTACTATTTTTCCCTTGGCATATGCTGTGGTTGATTCTGAAAACGACGCGTCTTGGAAgtggttctttgagcaattcaaggaGGCATATGGTGAAAGACCTTCAATGTGTGTTGTTTCAGATAGGCATGAGAGTATACTGAAGGCAACATCAGTTGTCTATCCGGAATTGGCACACTACTCTTGCATGTGGCATATATAGACAAATATAAGGTCAAAATTCAAGAAGGGACATCTACAATTACATGAATTGTACTTTGCTACAGCACGGTCATACACTctggatgaatttaatgaaaggatgTTGAAGATTGAAGAGGTAGACCTGCGTGTAAAGTCTTACCTATATGATATTGGCTATCATAGATGGTCAAGAGTACATGCAACGGTGAATAGAACTTTTACTATGACGTCAAACATTGCCGAGTCGTTGAATGCTGTAACAAAAGATGCAAGAGAGCTTCCAATATTTGATCTATTTGAGTATATGAGGACTCTTCTTGAACGTTGGATAAAAGAAAAGTTATCGAAGGCAAATGGTACTTTCACATACCTTGGTCACAAATACAACAAAGAATTGGAAGACAACAGTACATTATCTCATAAACTAAGGgtaagatatttttttttggtgCAGTAGAATCAAAAAAGTACTAGCTGCAGTGTTTCCAGATTGTAGTTAAACTGTGTTCAAATTGTCGGTAATAATAGTTTGTAGATGAGTTGTAATATATTTGTTGCTGATTTGTAGGTAAATTGTTGATAATCCATTTTAATGATtgatgtattattatttctgtttggtcttcaattgtaggtgagggcttcaacaGATCATATACATACTGTGTTAGATGGTGTGAAGCGGTACATTGTGTGTCTAGAAAACAAAAAATGTAGCTGTGGACAATTCTAACTTGATGAACTTCCATGCGCGCATGCTTTGGCAGCATTAAGGCATAGGAATGAAACATACGAAAACTATTGCTCTCCGTATTACACAAGGAAGAGCCTTCTGCTTACCTATGAAATGCCAGTAAATCCTCTTCCTGATGAAGGCAAATGGGATGTGCCACAGCATATTTTGGATGAGGTAGTAAAGCCACCGGCGGGAGATAAAAGGCAGCCAGGGAGACCTCACAAGGAAAGATATAAAATATTTGATGAAATAAAGTCAAAGAAATACAAGGTGTCATGTGGAAATTATGGAGGTGAAGAGCATAACAAAAGAACTTGCAAGAATGCGCCGAAAAAGAAATGAATATCATGTAGTTAGAATAGTTATTCAAAATAAATGTTAGTGAGCTCAAATTATCGGATTTTCTTGTGTAATTGTTTTTTTGAAGATGAATAAGAAGTATAAACATCAATTTGTGTATCTGCACTATTTATGTTTTTATGTATTCTGTCAAGCATCTAAAGTTGTCTTTTTTTTATAGAATAGTTAAACTTTAATATTTACTGTATACAAAAAAACTgatattaataaagaatacaTTCAACGTAAATTGTATCCAGATTGTAGTGAATATGTAGTTTAACTGTGTTAGAACTGTAGTCCTGTTATTCATATGTAGAGGAGTTGTAGTTAAAATGTAGTTTGACGTAGTTTAAATGtagataaattgaatttttttgatAAACCTTGTTGATAAAAGATGGCTAAATTATTTTATATGattcatatatttattttatctttatgctGTGTAACAAATGACAGTTATATACAGATATTACTTGGCACTTGAAGgtatttataaaaataacttgAAGATTAAAGTCAAATTGTAAGACAAAGCTGTTGCTGTAAAAATGTAATCAGAGTACTCGAGTATAATGTAATCAACAAAAAGTGTTGTAGAAAACCAAAACGACATATTTCCTACATTGTTTTCCAATTCaactaccaaatttcacagaccaAACTAGGAACACAATAGTCTATTTCTTCTTTCGTTGCAATCTAGTCCTCTCGTTTTTTGCCGGAGCACCCTTCCTTCTTGCTAGCCTGCCAGTAACCTCACTCTCACTGATTGACCCATTTTCTTGCTTCTTTGTTGCATAGTCCCACAGTAGAGCTCCATAGCGTCTACGGTGTTGGTCAATATCAGAAAGATCTTCCTTTGGGATTGCCAAATCTCCAAGGCTAACATACTCCGCAAATGCAGCCacaaatacaccacaatcgcTGCATAAGATGAGAATTTTTCATTATATAAcaaatgattaaaataaaaaaattaaacatataGAAAGGGAGATTATTTTTTTACACTGAGCCTTCCTTTTGTTGTGGAATCTCAGCAACCATCCATTGTATGTCGAGAGGGTCCGTAACTGGTTTCTCGATGTATGCCTTTGTTGTCTTGAAGTTAATGTATTTACGTTTACCATAGAAACTAGTGCATGACAAATACAGAGGGATAATGATTGAAAACTTGTCAACCAATGTCTCAACTGTTTTATGACGGTTTGCTCTCACCATGGAATCATAAACATAAAGTTGCCTGTCCTTTATGTCAAAAACTAGCAACAACCAATGGAAGTTCTCTACAAGGTTCACAGGCATGAGCATATAGTCAACAAGATCCCAGGCAACATTAGCAAGAATTCTGTACCCGAGAATATATTCTCCAACATCATCTTCGGGTTTAATAACCGAATACCTTTGTTCCGGTGGAGAACTTATGAACTTGTCATAGATTCTTTCAATCTTTGTCTTGAACAAGCAATCCGTGGTTGTGAACCTAGTATTATTGTTGGGGCTATATTTGCCTCTTTTTCGCAGATaatacataataacatcaatgtgctgccaaaatagaataaacatataCAATAAGGTACGGTGTAACCACACTTGTCTACAAGACAGCTACAGATTAACTACAATTTGAATTTATTAAAAACTCTAACAGATTGCTGCAAATTAGCTACACTATAACTACATAAATATTACAGTTAGTCCAAGTACCTCACAAAATGTAATTTAATTGTAGTTTGTATGAACCATAGTGAACAAGTACTATATGTACAATTGACCCATCAGACTACAAAACAACTACACATTAACTATATTTATGCACTGTCTACATTTATTCACTATACAGAGGAACAAATGAAACATACCACCTAACTTAAGGTCCTAATAATCAGCAAGTTCAACCTATAGTTAATATTAATAGGCACAAACACAAGCTCTACAATATTACTACAAGGTAACTACAGTTGTGGCACACAGATATTCCAAGTcagtcaaaagtaccaaaattctaGTTTGTACATACAATCATCATCACATATGATACATAAGGTCCATAAAAAGCAAAATTTCACAGCTGAGACATAAATATAGTAACATATATATGTTGTCTACAATATTACTACAATTACACATCATAGCtgaaaaataaactacaattaCACTACACAGCTGAAGATAAAACAGATATTGTGAATGATTCTGTTCTTTATACTTACTGTGTTATTGATGACTTGTCCGGGGTGAGCAAGATCATAAAACCAGTCCTTCTTATCAATCTTTTCACAACCAAAATCCAACCAAGGCTTGATTTGGTTATCCTTCTTGGAAAAGTAATATTTCCTCCtgtaataacaaaaaaatatcaaatacaaaaaattgacAAAATGAATTACAATTTTAAAGTATAAAAATGGTGAACAAACAGTGTAAAATGAAGCATTCATACCTCCTAGATACTTTATCACTACGAATGTATAACCAGTTGGTGAACCTTTCTGTCAATTCAGGATCTACATTTTCACCTATGACACTTGTGAAGGGGTGCTTGAGGTAAAAAAATTTAGGTCCAACAGATGTGCTGCCTCCAGAACTATACAAAGATGTGAAAGGTGATCGTGCATGTTTTCCCGGTTGCCTGGTTCTACCGGGATGAACAGGGGTTGATTCATCTGGTATGGGCTCGCCATACATGACCAACTGTGATAAGTTTTCTGGCAGCTCAAAGTCATCCAATGTCAAACCTTTGTTGTCAATGCCTTCAGGAACAACTTTTTTATCAATGCCTTCAGGAACAACTTCAGTCACAGTCACACCGTGAATTGGCGACTGTGGAACTTCACCTTCTGTAGATAAGTGTAGATCTA belongs to Nicotiana tabacum cultivar K326 chromosome 6, ASM71507v2, whole genome shotgun sequence and includes:
- the LOC142181958 gene encoding uncharacterized protein LOC142181958: MLKSNGNWDNYGRFRDFEVDAIVVDDNASYGILSSTIAEQLSIDTSDKIIEIKYIVNENCPPMEIRNDMGVRVYMETKKENKNLGLYPLCISVRDFNMELAINNESTSAGSSGSLNLLEFPSSPAIEEYQSEIITESTQIYIEEGQVYQDKQTVAAAMKNYSVMHKFQFRVKRSSHRSYWFICVAESCKWHFKATSINDSAMFKIRSFSRQHTCCLMDETFIQRKRTAAVLGSMVVPKYCDPKTVYTPKDIQTDMLSEHGLNLSYMQAWRAKEKALQFLRGNPCDSYNKLPKYFYIVEKNYPCSVVKLKKAADDCFLYAFVTLCTSINGWQHCRPVIVVDGTFLKSAYRGIMLTASTMDAAGTIFPLAYAVVDSENDASWKWFFEQFKEAYGERPSMCVVSDRHETRSYTLDEFNERMLKIEEVDLRVKSYLYDIGYHRWSRVHATVNRTFTMTSNIAESLNAVTKDARELPIFDLFEYMRTLLERWIKEKLSKANGTFTYLGHKYNKELEDNSTLSHKLRVRASTDHIHTVLDGVKRYIVCLENKKSLRHRNETYENYCSPYYTRKSLLLTYEMPVNPLPDEGKWDVPQHILDEVVKPPAGDKRQPGRPHKERYKIFDEIKSKKYKVSCGNYGGEEHNKRTCKNAPKKK